A stretch of Flexivirga aerilata DNA encodes these proteins:
- a CDS encoding TRIC cation channel family protein, translating into MLLSVLNFAGIAVFAASGALLGVRRRLDLFGIWVVAVLTGVGGGVVRDVFLGIHPPTAIEDWRLIATASGAALVVFEFHPQFSALRRSVLILDALGMGLFASTGALTALQHHASGFAAVLIGITTAVGGGVLRDVLVNEVPLLVQQRDLYAVPAMAGATVLVLMEHTGISDGQSLIFGTVLASGFRLIALRLDWRLPLAPDR; encoded by the coding sequence GTGCTGCTCTCGGTCCTCAACTTCGCCGGCATCGCGGTCTTCGCGGCGTCCGGTGCGCTGCTCGGCGTGCGCCGGCGGCTGGACCTCTTCGGCATCTGGGTCGTCGCGGTGCTCACCGGCGTCGGCGGCGGCGTGGTGCGCGACGTCTTCCTCGGCATACACCCGCCGACGGCCATCGAGGACTGGCGCCTCATCGCGACCGCGAGCGGCGCAGCACTCGTCGTCTTCGAGTTCCACCCGCAGTTCTCGGCACTGCGCCGCAGCGTGCTGATCCTCGACGCGCTCGGCATGGGGCTGTTCGCCTCCACCGGCGCGCTGACCGCGCTGCAGCACCACGCGAGCGGGTTCGCCGCCGTGCTGATCGGCATCACCACCGCGGTCGGCGGCGGTGTGCTGCGCGACGTGCTGGTCAACGAGGTCCCGCTGCTGGTCCAGCAACGGGACCTCTATGCCGTGCCGGCGATGGCCGGCGCCACCGTCCTGGTGCTGATGGAGCACACCGGCATCAGCGACGGACAGTCGCTCATCTTCGGGACTGTTCTTGCCTCGGGCTTCCGGTTGATTGCGCTGAGACTGGACTGGCGGTTGCCGCTGGCGCCCGACCGTTGA
- a CDS encoding PHP domain-containing protein: MRIDLHTHSTQSDGTEAPAQLMRSAADAGLDVVALTDHDTTRGWGEAARAVREVGVALVPGIEISCAVDGISVHLLGYLVDPLDAALLGELEHARASRRTRAQRMVERLAPDTGLTWADVQEQFGAETTIGRPHIADALVGRGVVASRDEAFASYLASGSKYHVSHYAPDPAFATRLVRAAGGVPVMAHPFAGARGRVVDDSVIERMADAGLAGLEVHHRDHSDAEVGAGLGLAERLGLLVTGSSDYHGTGKQNELGENTTSPEVFEAIVAEATSGTQVIRP; this comes from the coding sequence GTGCGCATCGACCTGCATACCCATTCCACCCAGAGCGACGGGACCGAGGCCCCGGCGCAGCTGATGCGGTCCGCGGCCGACGCCGGCCTGGACGTCGTTGCGCTCACCGACCACGACACCACCCGCGGCTGGGGCGAGGCGGCGCGCGCGGTGCGCGAGGTCGGGGTCGCACTGGTGCCGGGCATCGAGATCTCCTGCGCCGTCGACGGCATCAGCGTGCACCTGCTCGGCTACCTGGTCGACCCGCTCGACGCCGCACTGCTCGGCGAACTCGAGCACGCCCGCGCGTCCCGTCGTACCCGCGCGCAGCGGATGGTCGAGCGACTGGCTCCGGACACCGGGCTCACCTGGGCCGACGTGCAGGAGCAGTTCGGCGCCGAGACGACGATCGGCCGGCCGCACATCGCCGACGCGCTCGTCGGCCGCGGCGTGGTGGCCTCCCGTGACGAGGCGTTCGCGTCCTACCTGGCGAGCGGGTCGAAGTATCACGTCTCGCACTACGCGCCCGACCCGGCGTTCGCGACCCGGCTCGTCCGGGCGGCGGGCGGGGTGCCGGTGATGGCGCACCCGTTCGCGGGCGCTCGCGGGCGGGTCGTCGACGACTCGGTCATCGAGCGTATGGCGGACGCCGGCCTCGCCGGGCTGGAGGTGCACCACCGGGACCACTCCGACGCCGAGGTCGGCGCCGGACTTGGCCTCGCCGAGCGGCTGGGACTGCTCGTCACCGGGTCGAGCGACTACCACGGCACCGGCAAGCAGAACGAGCTCGGCGAGAACACCACGTCGCCGGAGGTCTTCGAGGCGATCGTCGCCGAGGCGACCTCGGGCACGCAGGTGATCCGGCCCTAG
- a CDS encoding LuxR C-terminal-related transcriptional regulator, with the protein MERLRGADIRLRTAERGRHATRYAICRTTISALTRVDSFYIGFYRDEDTLFIPYIYDHDEFISPDIGVFSKQGVSYWVRASKRPYRYQDDNGARLANAIPFGDETEVSHDAVVVPLFDTGSGDVAGLMSIQSLEPDVYDDQVVRALDWLARALMHSFARDAAERDQLDLYSIYPELNSADLRNELDLIGEVNVRLDRLHNAIRALADKATSQSPAMVEDTGRLQLLCEELQIEIGDLVGRLQRKAPDGPDPKAGLTSREAEIAELIAREGLSNAELADRLHISQKTVKTHVGNVLRKLGVAQRSAIAWTLGMADQQDD; encoded by the coding sequence GTGGAACGACTCCGTGGAGCCGACATCCGACTGCGCACGGCCGAGCGGGGCCGGCACGCGACGCGTTACGCGATCTGCCGGACCACGATCTCCGCTCTCACCCGGGTGGACAGCTTCTACATCGGCTTCTACCGGGACGAGGACACCCTCTTCATCCCGTACATCTACGACCACGACGAGTTCATCAGCCCCGACATCGGCGTGTTCAGCAAGCAGGGCGTGTCCTATTGGGTCCGGGCCAGCAAACGGCCCTACCGCTACCAGGACGACAACGGCGCCCGGCTCGCCAACGCGATCCCGTTCGGCGACGAGACCGAGGTGTCGCACGATGCCGTGGTGGTGCCGCTGTTCGACACCGGCAGTGGTGACGTCGCCGGGCTGATGAGCATCCAGAGCCTCGAGCCCGACGTGTATGACGACCAGGTCGTGCGCGCGCTGGACTGGCTCGCGAGGGCGCTGATGCACTCGTTCGCCCGAGACGCCGCGGAGCGCGACCAGCTCGACCTCTACAGCATCTACCCGGAGCTGAACAGCGCCGACCTGCGCAATGAGCTCGACCTGATCGGCGAGGTGAACGTGCGGCTGGACCGGCTGCACAACGCGATCCGGGCGCTCGCCGACAAGGCCACCTCACAGAGCCCGGCGATGGTGGAGGACACCGGCCGGTTGCAGTTGCTCTGCGAGGAGCTGCAGATCGAGATCGGTGACCTGGTCGGCCGGCTCCAGCGCAAGGCACCGGACGGGCCGGACCCGAAGGCGGGGCTGACCAGCCGCGAGGCGGAGATCGCCGAGCTCATCGCCCGCGAGGGGCTGAGCAATGCCGAGCTCGCCGACCGGCTGCACATCTCCCAGAAGACGGTCAAGACGCACGTCGGCAACGTGCTGCGCAAGCTCGGCGTGGCGCAGCGCTCGGCGATCGCGTGGACCCTCGGGATGGCCGACCAGCAGGACGATTAA
- a CDS encoding DEAD/DEAH box helicase — protein sequence MSEQITETATAAPEQVADQAPEQASEQTPEQAPEQTFADFGVHDDIVASLSDAGIKHPFPIQAMTLPVALAGHDIIGQAKTGTGKTLGFAVPMLHRSVGPNDPGFADLPAPGKPQALAVAPTRELAVQVAGDLSTAAKRRGIRVATIYGGRAFEPQIEQLKKGVEIVVGTPGRLLDLAAQGHLDLSYVKSVVLDEADEMLDLGFLPDVEKLLAQTPASRQTMLFSATMPGAVVTLARRYMTQPTHIRAMNEEGDDGHTVKAIEQFVYRAHALDKVEMLSRILQSRDRGLTIIFTRTKRTAAKVSDELTSRGFAAAAIHGDLGQGAREQALRAFRTGKVDTLVATDVAARGIDVENVTHVINYQCPEDEKTYVHRIGRTGRAGNTGVAVTFVDWDDLSRWGLINKALDLGIPEPPETYSASEHLYADLDIPSSATGTLPRSERTRAGLTAESLEDLGETGKRAPKGGGGRGRSGASGSRGGGRSGGGRRGGDNSAGEGSRHTPSEGRATRAPRRRRRTRGGSSGTPRAEQG from the coding sequence ATGTCAGAACAGATCACCGAAACCGCCACCGCCGCCCCTGAGCAGGTCGCCGACCAGGCACCTGAGCAGGCTTCTGAACAGACTCCCGAGCAGGCACCCGAGCAGACGTTCGCCGACTTCGGCGTGCACGACGACATCGTCGCCTCGCTCTCCGACGCCGGCATCAAGCATCCGTTCCCGATCCAGGCGATGACCCTGCCGGTCGCGCTCGCCGGGCACGACATCATCGGCCAGGCAAAGACCGGCACCGGCAAGACCCTCGGCTTCGCGGTGCCGATGCTGCACCGCTCGGTCGGCCCGAACGACCCCGGCTTCGCCGACCTGCCCGCCCCGGGCAAGCCGCAGGCGCTGGCCGTGGCGCCGACCCGTGAGCTCGCCGTGCAGGTCGCCGGCGACCTGTCGACCGCCGCGAAGCGTCGCGGCATCCGGGTGGCGACCATCTACGGCGGCCGCGCGTTCGAGCCGCAGATCGAGCAGCTGAAGAAGGGCGTCGAGATCGTCGTCGGCACCCCCGGGCGCCTGCTCGACCTGGCCGCGCAGGGCCACCTCGACCTGTCCTACGTGAAGTCGGTCGTCCTCGACGAGGCCGACGAGATGCTCGACCTCGGCTTCCTGCCCGACGTCGAGAAGCTGCTCGCCCAGACGCCCGCGTCGCGGCAGACCATGCTCTTCTCGGCCACCATGCCGGGCGCCGTCGTCACGCTCGCCCGCCGCTACATGACCCAGCCGACGCACATCCGGGCGATGAACGAGGAGGGCGACGACGGCCACACCGTCAAGGCCATCGAGCAGTTCGTCTACCGGGCGCACGCGCTCGACAAGGTCGAGATGCTCTCCCGCATCCTGCAGTCTCGCGACCGCGGCCTGACAATCATCTTCACCCGCACCAAGCGCACCGCCGCCAAGGTCAGCGACGAGCTGACCAGCCGCGGGTTCGCCGCGGCCGCGATCCACGGCGACCTCGGCCAGGGCGCGCGCGAGCAGGCGCTGCGGGCGTTCCGCACCGGCAAGGTCGACACCCTCGTGGCGACCGACGTCGCCGCCCGCGGCATCGACGTGGAGAACGTCACGCACGTCATCAACTACCAGTGCCCCGAGGACGAGAAGACCTACGTCCACCGCATCGGGCGCACCGGCCGCGCCGGCAACACCGGCGTCGCGGTCACCTTCGTCGACTGGGACGACCTGTCCCGCTGGGGCCTGATCAACAAGGCGCTCGACCTCGGCATCCCCGAGCCGCCGGAGACCTACTCCGCGTCCGAGCACCTCTATGCCGACCTCGACATCCCGTCGTCGGCCACCGGCACGCTGCCCCGCTCCGAGCGCACCCGCGCCGGGCTGACCGCGGAGTCGCTCGAAGATCTCGGCGAGACCGGCAAGCGGGCCCCCAAGGGCGGCGGCGGTCGCGGGCGCTCCGGCGCGTCCGGCTCGCGCGGTGGTGGCCGGTCCGGCGGCGGCCGGCGCGGCGGGGACAACTCTGCCGGCGAGGGCTCCCGTCATACCCCGTCCGAGGGCCGCGCCACCCGCGCGCCGCGCCGTCGCCGCCGCACCCGCGGCGGCTCCAGCGGCACGCCGCGCGCCGAGCAGGGCTGA
- a CDS encoding ferritin-like fold-containing protein, translating to MSDAGSAPAPRTPRARTEEDLADPAYRRGVAALLGVLAYGELTGFFTIAQEAAFAPRSTDKESLARVATVEFAHYEGLAARLRELGVDPHEAMAPFTTAIDEWHRRATPSDWLEALMKVYVGNSIATDFYREVADYVDPATRGLVRDVLEDGGQVEFAAGELRRAIAADAKVAGRLALWGRRMVGEALSQAQRVAADDDDLMALLVDDGSGYGLDLGGWMHMFTRITDAHTARMESLGLSA from the coding sequence ATGTCCGATGCCGGCTCCGCCCCCGCACCTCGCACCCCCAGAGCGCGCACGGAGGAGGACCTCGCCGACCCGGCGTACCGTCGCGGCGTCGCCGCTCTCCTCGGAGTCCTCGCGTATGGCGAGCTCACCGGCTTCTTCACCATCGCGCAGGAGGCGGCCTTCGCGCCGCGCTCGACCGACAAGGAGTCGCTCGCCCGGGTCGCGACCGTCGAGTTCGCGCACTACGAGGGCCTCGCCGCCCGGCTGCGCGAGCTGGGTGTCGACCCGCACGAGGCGATGGCGCCCTTCACCACCGCCATCGACGAATGGCACCGCCGCGCGACGCCGTCGGACTGGCTCGAGGCCTTGATGAAGGTGTATGTCGGCAACTCCATCGCGACCGACTTCTACCGCGAGGTCGCCGACTACGTCGATCCGGCGACCCGCGGGCTGGTGCGCGACGTGCTCGAGGACGGTGGCCAGGTGGAGTTCGCCGCGGGTGAGCTGCGGCGGGCGATCGCCGCCGACGCGAAGGTCGCCGGCCGGCTCGCGCTCTGGGGCCGGCGGATGGTCGGCGAGGCGCTCTCGCAGGCGCAGCGGGTGGCGGCGGACGACGACGATCTGATGGCGCTCTTGGTAGACGACGGCTCCGGCTACGGGCTGGACCTCGGCGGCTGGATGCACATGTTCACCCGCATCACCGACGCGCACACCGCGCGGATGGAGTCGCTCGGCCTGTCCGCCTGA
- a CDS encoding GlsB/YeaQ/YmgE family stress response membrane protein, producing the protein MIGAIIGAIIGGLIIGALARLVLPGKQNISVVMTIVIGIVASLLASLVVGLIGYRNASGFAWIPFIVGIIFAAVIIVIYGNMTGRRQVTR; encoded by the coding sequence ATGATCGGCGCAATTATCGGCGCAATCATCGGTGGTCTCATCATCGGTGCGCTTGCTCGCCTCGTGCTGCCCGGCAAGCAGAACATCTCGGTCGTGATGACGATCGTCATCGGCATCGTCGCCTCGCTGCTGGCCAGCCTGGTCGTCGGCCTGATCGGTTACCGCAACGCCAGCGGCTTCGCCTGGATCCCGTTCATCGTCGGCATCATCTTCGCCGCCGTCATCATCGTGATCTACGGCAACATGACCGGCCGCCGGCAGGTCACTCGCTGA
- a CDS encoding ABC transporter ATP-binding protein has protein sequence MSHSAGAPLTAVPPQANAAASATKLVKTYGKGETTVHALRSVSVDFTAGEFTAIMGPSGSGKSTLMHCLAGLDTATSGEVRIGDIDLTGLNDKQMTKLRRDRIGFVFQAFNLVPTLTARENITLPLDIAGRKVDKQWMDMVVDRLGLGDRLGHRPSELSGGQVQRVACARALVGRPQIIFGDEPTGNLDSRSSGEVLSILRRSVDEFDQTVVIVTHDPRAASYADRVVFLADGQIVSDQRGLSGDDIFEYMKHLDEPAAQAGPAPHDAAPSGPEQAG, from the coding sequence ATGTCCCACTCAGCAGGTGCGCCGTTGACCGCCGTACCGCCGCAGGCGAACGCGGCCGCGTCCGCCACGAAGCTGGTGAAGACCTACGGCAAGGGCGAGACCACCGTGCACGCGTTGCGTTCGGTGTCGGTCGACTTCACCGCGGGGGAGTTCACCGCGATCATGGGGCCGTCCGGCTCTGGCAAATCGACCCTCATGCACTGTCTCGCCGGGCTCGACACCGCGACCAGCGGCGAGGTGCGGATCGGTGACATCGATCTGACCGGCCTCAACGACAAGCAGATGACCAAGCTGCGGCGGGACCGGATCGGCTTCGTCTTCCAGGCGTTCAACCTGGTGCCGACCCTCACCGCGCGCGAGAACATCACCCTTCCCCTCGACATCGCCGGCCGCAAGGTCGACAAGCAGTGGATGGACATGGTCGTCGACCGGCTCGGGCTGGGCGACCGGCTCGGTCACCGGCCGAGCGAGCTGTCCGGCGGTCAGGTGCAGCGCGTCGCCTGTGCCCGCGCCCTCGTGGGCCGGCCGCAGATCATCTTCGGCGACGAGCCGACCGGCAACCTCGACTCGCGGTCCTCCGGAGAGGTGCTGTCGATCCTGCGCCGGTCGGTGGACGAGTTCGACCAGACTGTGGTGATCGTGACGCACGACCCGCGCGCTGCGTCATACGCCGACCGGGTGGTGTTCCTCGCCGACGGTCAGATCGTGAGCGATCAGCGGGGCCTTTCCGGCGACGACATCTTCGAGTACATGAAGCACCTGGACGAGCCGGCCGCGCAGGCCGGCCCCGCACCGCACGACGCGGCACCGTCCGGCCCCGAGCAGGCGGGCTGA
- a CDS encoding ABC transporter permease, whose protein sequence is MANTMRKVSLRNLAAHKLRLALTVLSVVLGTSFVAGSLIFTSTMSNSFNGIFDQVAVGVDTQISPKSGGNEGGGFGGSGTLGVPNSVVRTIEQDKAQLGVVKVVTAYSGGMTIADAKGKAIQTGGAPSVGANWVPAEQGLDPNGAKIVPGGRAPNGPNEAVLNESAAKKAGLAVGSRTKVVVNSGTAKPFEVTVVGLMDIPGDASGYTEMDFDTATARTLFSDGSHVANVQLGAAQGVSADQLKQRIEQRFPAYKVQTGDEVRQENKDAVNSFLQIFNYILLAFAAIGLIVGTFIIYNTFSMIVAQRVRELALLRAIGAARKQITRSVLFEAFVVGLIGSVIGLVIGAGLAIGLQQLLASTGSGLPSGGLVVGPTPIIACLAVGIIVTMVSAWAPARRASKVAPVEAMRESQTDGSASLKVRTLIGAVLAVLGVALLVIGAQGKGGGPAGQVGLGAVLLILAVVFAAPALSRPVIGLLGLVLARPFGKLGQLARTNSIRNPRRTAATAFALTLGLMLVAVIGTLGSSFKATIDKAVSNDVKAPIIVTGSGGSGALPPTVSDDIAKVDGVSSVVSIRGVNAKVDGKDVTGNSPRGDLSSAANFHLVSGTDKLPADGLLVSDKTAREKGWTLGKTVTFEGKFGGSAPAKVVGVYKSAALLDPWQLGSGAYEKLTPPRLRADFVDLVQLKDGADSSAVQTGIEDATADFLTVKVQTRAEFANSQAATINQMLTVLYGMLGLALLIAILGIINTLALSVVERKREIGMLRAVGMLRKQVRRTIYLESMLISIFGALLGMVIGVAIGWCLVRTFREWLTGIQPEIPWGTIAFTLVAAAVCGVLAALWPGIRAARTKPLEAIADL, encoded by the coding sequence ATGGCCAACACCATGCGCAAGGTCTCCTTGCGGAACCTGGCGGCGCACAAGCTGCGTCTCGCCCTGACCGTGCTGTCGGTGGTGCTCGGCACGTCCTTCGTCGCCGGCTCGCTGATCTTCACCTCCACGATGTCCAACTCCTTCAACGGGATCTTCGACCAGGTCGCGGTCGGGGTCGACACCCAGATCAGCCCCAAGTCGGGCGGCAACGAGGGCGGCGGCTTCGGCGGATCGGGCACCCTCGGCGTGCCGAACTCGGTGGTGCGCACCATCGAGCAGGACAAGGCGCAGCTCGGGGTCGTCAAGGTCGTCACCGCCTACAGCGGCGGCATGACCATCGCCGACGCCAAGGGCAAGGCGATCCAGACCGGCGGCGCGCCGAGCGTGGGCGCCAACTGGGTCCCCGCCGAGCAAGGGCTCGACCCGAACGGCGCTAAGATCGTGCCCGGAGGCCGCGCTCCGAACGGCCCGAACGAGGCTGTGCTCAACGAGAGCGCCGCGAAGAAGGCCGGCCTCGCGGTCGGCTCCCGCACCAAGGTCGTGGTCAACAGCGGCACCGCCAAACCCTTCGAGGTGACGGTCGTCGGCCTGATGGACATCCCGGGCGACGCCTCCGGCTACACCGAGATGGACTTCGACACCGCGACGGCGAGGACGTTGTTCAGCGACGGGTCGCACGTGGCCAACGTGCAGCTCGGGGCCGCGCAGGGCGTGAGTGCCGATCAGCTGAAGCAGCGGATCGAGCAGCGCTTCCCGGCGTACAAGGTGCAGACCGGCGACGAGGTGCGGCAGGAGAACAAGGACGCGGTCAACTCGTTCCTGCAGATCTTCAACTACATCCTGCTCGCCTTCGCCGCGATCGGGCTGATCGTCGGCACGTTCATCATCTACAACACCTTCTCGATGATCGTCGCGCAGCGGGTGCGTGAGCTCGCGCTGCTGCGCGCGATCGGGGCGGCGCGCAAGCAGATCACCCGGTCGGTGCTGTTCGAGGCCTTCGTCGTCGGGCTCATCGGCTCGGTCATCGGCCTGGTCATCGGCGCCGGGCTCGCCATCGGGTTGCAGCAGCTGCTCGCCAGCACCGGCTCCGGGCTGCCGTCCGGTGGTCTGGTGGTCGGCCCGACCCCGATCATCGCCTGCCTGGCGGTCGGCATCATCGTCACGATGGTGAGCGCCTGGGCGCCGGCCCGGCGCGCCTCCAAGGTGGCGCCGGTCGAGGCGATGCGCGAGAGCCAGACCGACGGCTCGGCCTCGCTCAAGGTGCGCACCCTGATCGGTGCTGTGCTCGCCGTGCTCGGCGTCGCGCTGCTCGTGATCGGTGCCCAGGGCAAGGGCGGGGGCCCGGCCGGCCAGGTCGGACTCGGCGCGGTGCTGCTCATCCTCGCGGTGGTCTTCGCGGCCCCGGCGCTGTCGCGTCCTGTCATCGGGCTACTCGGCCTGGTGCTCGCCCGGCCGTTCGGCAAGCTCGGCCAGCTGGCGCGCACCAACTCCATCCGCAACCCCCGGCGCACGGCCGCGACCGCGTTCGCGCTGACCCTCGGCCTGATGCTGGTCGCGGTGATCGGCACGCTCGGCTCGTCGTTCAAGGCCACCATCGACAAGGCCGTCAGCAACGACGTGAAGGCGCCGATCATCGTCACCGGGTCCGGTGGCAGCGGCGCGCTGCCACCGACGGTCAGCGACGACATCGCCAAGGTCGACGGGGTCTCGAGCGTGGTCTCGATCCGCGGGGTCAACGCCAAGGTCGACGGCAAGGACGTCACCGGCAACTCACCGCGCGGTGACCTGAGCTCGGCGGCCAACTTCCACCTGGTGTCCGGCACCGACAAGCTGCCCGCCGACGGGCTGCTCGTCTCGGACAAGACCGCGCGGGAGAAGGGCTGGACCCTCGGCAAGACGGTCACCTTCGAGGGCAAGTTCGGCGGCTCGGCGCCGGCCAAGGTGGTCGGCGTCTACAAGAGCGCCGCGCTGCTCGACCCGTGGCAGCTGGGCAGTGGCGCCTACGAGAAGCTGACGCCGCCGCGGCTGCGGGCCGACTTCGTCGACCTGGTGCAGCTCAAGGACGGCGCCGACAGCAGCGCCGTGCAGACCGGCATCGAGGACGCGACCGCGGACTTCCTCACCGTCAAGGTGCAGACCCGCGCGGAGTTCGCCAACTCGCAGGCCGCGACGATCAACCAGATGCTGACCGTGCTCTACGGCATGCTCGGCCTGGCGTTGCTCATCGCGATCCTCGGCATCATCAACACGCTGGCGCTGTCGGTGGTCGAGCGCAAGCGCGAGATCGGGATGCTGCGGGCGGTCGGCATGCTGCGCAAGCAGGTGCGCCGCACGATCTACCTGGAGTCGATGCTGATCTCCATCTTCGGCGCGCTGCTCGGCATGGTGATCGGCGTCGCGATCGGCTGGTGCCTGGTGCGCACCTTCCGTGAGTGGCTCACCGGCATACAGCCTGAAATCCCTTGGGGCACCATCGCATTCACCCTCGTCGCCGCGGCGGTGTGTGGTGTGCTGGCGGCCCTGTGGCCCGGCATCCGGGCGGCGCGCACCAAGCCGCTGGAGGCCATCGCCGACCTGTAA
- a CDS encoding DUF3107 family protein, whose product MEVRIGVQHVAREVVIESNQPPNEVRTLVSKALSSGEPLELTDERGHTVIVPANVLGYIDIGSEQRGRVGFGG is encoded by the coding sequence GTGGAGGTCAGGATCGGCGTTCAGCACGTCGCCCGCGAAGTCGTCATCGAGTCCAACCAGCCGCCGAACGAGGTGCGCACCCTGGTGAGCAAGGCGCTCTCCTCCGGTGAGCCGCTCGAACTCACCGACGAGCGCGGCCACACCGTCATCGTGCCGGCCAACGTGCTCGGCTACATCGACATCGGCAGCGAGCAGCGCGGCCGCGTCGGTTTCGGCGGCTGA
- a CDS encoding TetR/AcrR family transcriptional regulator, whose amino-acid sequence MSVPDTGVRGGRLPRSARRAQLLEAAQSVFVEYGYHAAAMDEIAERAHVSKPVLYQHFPGKLDLYLALIDQYTTELPALVREAIASTTDNKQRVAAAVGAFFSFVEREDAAFRLVFESDLLGEPAVAQRVQQMGAECADAVTKVIQEDTELPSEQSHLLGVATVGMSQIVARYWMQEKTIPREEAERLVSMLAWRGLAGFPLHPESGTD is encoded by the coding sequence GTGAGTGTTCCCGACACCGGTGTGCGCGGTGGCCGGTTGCCGCGGTCCGCGCGGCGCGCGCAGTTGTTGGAGGCCGCCCAGTCGGTGTTCGTCGAGTACGGCTATCACGCCGCCGCGATGGACGAGATCGCCGAGCGCGCGCACGTCAGCAAACCCGTGCTCTACCAGCACTTTCCGGGCAAACTCGACCTCTACCTGGCGCTGATCGACCAATACACCACCGAGTTGCCGGCGCTGGTCCGCGAGGCGATCGCCTCCACCACCGACAACAAGCAGCGCGTGGCGGCCGCCGTCGGCGCGTTCTTCTCCTTCGTGGAGCGCGAGGACGCGGCCTTCCGGCTGGTCTTCGAGTCCGACCTGCTGGGTGAGCCGGCGGTCGCGCAGCGGGTGCAGCAGATGGGCGCCGAATGCGCCGACGCCGTCACCAAGGTGATCCAGGAGGACACCGAGCTGCCGTCGGAGCAGAGTCACCTGCTGGGCGTGGCCACCGTCGGTATGTCGCAGATCGTCGCCCGCTACTGGATGCAGGAGAAGACGATCCCCCGCGAGGAGGCCGAGCGTCTGGTCTCGATGCTGGCCTGGCGCGGTCTGGCCGGGTTCCCGTTGCACCCGGAGAGCGGCACGGACTGA
- the moeB gene encoding molybdopterin-synthase adenylyltransferase MoeB, producing the protein MTHPAELRAGTPPDRPDAHRYARHLLLPELGMTGQDRLGRARVIVVGAGGLAAPVLSYLAAAGVGRLTVIDDDAVDLSNLQRQVIHRTEDVGVSKVESAVRAVHDLNPDIEIVGVPERLTADNALPLFAEHDLVVDATDNFATRYLVGDACVLLGLPLVWGSIHRFDGQVTVWSYDEGPCYRCVFPQPPPAGAVPSCAEAGVLGALPGVVGAMQATEAVKVLLRMGEPLAGRLMLYDALRAAWSSVPVRRDPECAVCGAHPTITTLTESAASCEMPAAEDGEAVPEIGARALAGLVATGHPPVVVDVRTDAEREIARLPVGIHVPIETLRDGTGLARLDAVDADTVFYCKGGTRSAEAVRLVRDATGVQARSLAGGILAWIDDVDPTLARY; encoded by the coding sequence GTGACCCACCCCGCAGAGTTACGCGCCGGTACGCCGCCGGACCGCCCGGACGCGCATCGCTACGCCCGGCATCTGCTCCTGCCCGAACTCGGTATGACGGGGCAGGACCGCCTCGGCCGGGCCCGCGTGATCGTCGTGGGCGCAGGCGGATTGGCCGCTCCAGTGCTGTCCTACCTGGCCGCCGCCGGGGTCGGCCGGTTGACCGTGATCGACGACGACGCGGTCGACCTCAGCAACCTGCAGCGCCAGGTCATCCACCGCACCGAGGACGTCGGCGTGTCGAAGGTCGAGTCCGCCGTGCGCGCGGTGCACGACCTCAACCCGGACATCGAGATCGTCGGCGTGCCCGAACGACTGACCGCCGACAACGCGCTGCCGCTCTTCGCCGAGCACGACCTGGTCGTCGACGCCACCGACAATTTCGCGACCCGCTACCTCGTCGGCGACGCGTGCGTGCTGCTCGGGCTGCCGCTGGTCTGGGGTTCGATCCACCGCTTCGACGGCCAGGTCACGGTCTGGTCGTATGACGAGGGCCCCTGCTACCGCTGCGTTTTCCCGCAGCCACCACCGGCCGGCGCGGTGCCGTCGTGCGCCGAGGCGGGCGTGCTCGGCGCCCTGCCCGGGGTCGTCGGCGCGATGCAGGCGACCGAGGCGGTCAAGGTGCTGCTGCGGATGGGGGAGCCGCTCGCCGGACGGCTCATGCTCTACGACGCCCTGCGCGCGGCCTGGTCGAGCGTGCCGGTCCGGCGCGACCCGGAGTGCGCGGTCTGCGGCGCGCACCCGACGATCACCACCCTCACCGAGAGCGCGGCGTCGTGCGAGATGCCCGCGGCGGAGGACGGCGAGGCCGTGCCCGAGATCGGCGCCCGGGCGCTCGCGGGCCTCGTCGCGACCGGCCACCCGCCGGTCGTGGTGGACGTGCGCACCGACGCCGAGCGCGAGATCGCGCGACTGCCCGTCGGCATACACGTCCCGATCGAGACGCTGCGGGACGGCACCGGCCTGGCCCGGCTCGACGCCGTGGACGCCGACACCGTCTTCTACTGCAAGGGCGGCACCCGCTCGGCCGAGGCGGTGCGGCTGGTGCGTGACGCGACCGGTGTGCAGGCGCGGTCGCTCGCGGGCGGCATCCTGGCCTGGATCGACGACGTCGACCCGACACTGGCGCGCTACTGA